In Anguilla rostrata isolate EN2019 chromosome 1, ASM1855537v3, whole genome shotgun sequence, a genomic segment contains:
- the si:dkey-87k14.1 gene encoding leucine-rich repeat transmembrane protein FLRT2 produces the protein MELQARVWNKCWPVFLRSWITILLSFHTQFDWATSCPEECRCDRTFVYCNERSLTSVPLGIQEGYKTLYLHNNQINNAGFPVELHNVASVETVYLYGNQLDEFPLNLPKNVRVLHLQENNIQTISRAALAQLAKLEELHLDDNSISTVGVEEAAFREAVSLKLLFLTKNHLSSVPIGLPVDLKELRLDENRIAVIAEEAFKNVTELERLILDGNLLTDEGIASGTFQDLVNLRELSIARNSLTAPPPNLPAEFLVKLNLQDNQMNEIPVTSFSNLRQLEKLDISNNQLQSLTEGVFDGLFSLRQLTVRNNLWHCDCNIKWVIVWLKSLPGTLNVRGFMCQKPEKLRGMVIRELNMDQIQCPNSTPSVPRFTQLPTHPPLATSTRPAWVVSFSPPPDLASSTPASLPLPLPTPSSGSEERTKLPNPPYRDRDALQISFHVVNDTCIQVSWTSVFYVTAFKVSWVKMDHSLTGDTVQERMISGDHQRLSLGSLQPKSTYRICVFPLDAFNNYSPGDNTVCSEATTKPASFSSDNKATGPEQATQQDPSSPFLLAGLIGGAVVVVLVVLLSIFCWHMHKKGRSSSSKWKYNRGRRKDDYCEAGTKKDNSILEMTETSFQIVTLNNEQLLKGDFRIQPIYTPNGGIGFRDCQFGNNSIAYCKNNVPEADCCHT, from the coding sequence ATGGAGTTACAAGCACGTGTGTGGAATAAATGCTGGCCTGTGTTTCTCAGATCTTGGATAACCATACTGCTGAGTTTTCACACACAGTTCGACTGGGCCACATCCTGTCCGGAAGAGTGCCGCTGTGACAGAACTTTTGTTTACTGCAATGAGCGCAGTCTGACATCAGTGCCTCTTGGAATACAGGAGGGTTACAAGACTCTCTACCTCCACAACAACCAAATCAACAATGCTGGATTTCCTGTGGAGCTGCACAATGTCGCCTCTGTCGAAACGGTTTATCTCTACGGCAACCAGCTGGATGAGTTTCCTCTCAATTTGCCCAAAAATGTTCGAGTGCTCCATCTTCAGGAGAATAACATCCAAACCATCTCCAGGGCTGCCTTGGCCCAGCTCGcgaagctggaggagctgcacctggacGACAACTCCATCTCCACTGTTGGGGTGGAGGAGGCCGCCTTTCGGGAAGCCGTTAGCCTTAAGCTCTTGTTTTTGACAAAGAACCACCTGAGCAGTGTTCCGATTGGGTTGCCAGTGGACCTGAAGGAGCTGCGCCTGGACGAGAACCGCATTGCGGTCATCGCAGAGGAAGCGTTTAAGAACGTCACGGAGCTGGAGCGCCTGATCCTGGACGGGAACCTGCTCACTGACGAGGGGATAGCCTCGGGTACCTTCCAGGATTTGGTTAATCTCAGAGAGCTGTCCATAGCCCGCAACTCCCTCACCGCTCCTCCCCCAAACCTGCCGGCTGAGTTTTTAGTCAAACTCAACTTGCAGGATAATCAAATGAATGAGATCCCTGTGACATCCTTCTCCAACCTCCGCCAGCTCGAGAAACTGGATATTTCTAACAACCAGCTGCAGTCTCTGACAGAGGGGGTCTTTGATGGCCTTTTCAGCCTGAGACAGCTTACTGTTCGAAACAACTTGTGGCACTGTGACTGCAACATTAAATGGGTCATCGTGTGGTTAAAGTCTCTGCCAGGGACTCTCAACGTCCGTGGATTTATGTGCCAAAAACCTGAGAAACTACGTGGCATGGTAATCAGAGAGCTGAATATGGACCAGATCCAGTGCCCAAACAGCACGCCCTCCGTGCCGCGGTTCACCCAGCTGCCCACGCATCCTCCCCTTGCCACCTCCACCAGGCCTGCCTGGGTAGTATCATTCTCACCTCCACCTGATCTAGCTTCGTCCACACCTGCGTCCCTCCCACTTCCTCTACCAACGCCAAGCAGTGGCAGCGAGGAGAGGACTAAACTTCCCAATCCTCCCTATCGAGACCGTGACGCTCTTCAGATTTCCTTTCATGTTGTGAACGACACCTGCATTCAGGTAAGCTGGACGTCTGTCTTTTATGTCACAGCATTTAAGGTGTCTTGGGTAAAGATGGATCACAGCCTGACAGGTGATACCGTGCAAGAGAGGATGATCAGTGGTGACCATCAGAGACTCAGCCTGGGCAGCCTGCAACCTAAGTCCACATATCGCATCTGTGTATTCCCGTTAGACGCTTTCAATAACTACAGTCCAGGCGACAATACAGTTTGTTCAGAGGCAACGACTAAGCCTGCTTCTTTTAGCTCTGATAACAAGGCCACTGGCCCAGAGCAAGCCACTCAGCAGGACCCAAGCTCTCCATTTCTGCTGGCTGGACTGATAGGCGGAGCAGTGGTTGTTGTCCTGGTGGTGTTGTTGAGCATATTTTGCTGGCATATGCACAAAAAAGGAAGGTCCTCTTCATCAAAGTGGAAATATAATCGAGGGAGAAGAAAAGATGATTACTGTGAAGCGGGAACAAAGAAGGATAACTCTATTCTTGAAATGACTGAAACCAGTTTTCAGATAGTCACCTTAAATAATGAACAGCTCCTTAAAGGAGACTTCCGAATACAACCAATTTACACCCCAAATGGGGGCATTGGATTCAGAGACTGTCAATTTGGGAACAACAGCATAGCATACTGCAAAAACAATGTTCCAGAAGCAGACTGTTGCCATACATGA